In a single window of the Cryptomeria japonica unplaced genomic scaffold, Sugi_1.0 HiC_scaffold_1254, whole genome shotgun sequence genome:
- the LOC131873222 gene encoding uncharacterized protein LOC131873222 — MPLASKARVYYDINMSKPREYWDYENSIIEWGSHDDYQLVRKLGRGKYSEVFEGINIATNEKCVVKILKPVKKKKIKREIKILENLRGGTNIIALQAVVKDPISRTPALVFEYVNNVDFKILYQTLTDYDIRYYLYELLKAIDYSHSMGIMHRDVKPHNVMIDHEKRKLRLIDWGLAEFYHPGQEYNVRVASRYFKGPELLVDYQMYDYSLDMWSLGCVFASMIFRKEPFFHGHDNYDQLVRIAKVLGTKELYEYLERYQIELDPRFNDILGSHTRKRWERFVHQENQHLVTPDALDFLDKLLRYDHRERMTAREAMQHPYFHQVVANQQQQQQQQQQQQQS; from the coding sequence ATGCCGCTTGCATCAAAGGCACGCGTTTATTATGACATCAATATGTCTAAACCTCGCGAATACTGGGATTATGAAAATTCAATCATTGAATGGGGTAGCCATGACGATTATCAGCTCGTTAGGAAATTAGGCAGAGGTAAATATAGTGAAGTTTTTGAGGGTATTAATATTGCTACAAATGAAAAATGTGTCGTCAAGATATTAAAACCAGTTAAAAAGAAGAAAattaaaagagaaattaaaattcTAGAAAATTTAAGAGGTGGAACTAATATTATTGCATTACAAGCCGTTGTTAAAGATCCAATCTCAAGGACGCCAGCATTGGTATTTGAATATGTTAATAATgttgacttcaaaatattatatcaAACATTGACAGACTATGATATTAGATATTACCTCTATGAACTACTAAAAGCCATCGACTATTCACATTCAATGGGTATTATGCATAGGGACGTTAAACCTCACAATGTTATGATTGACCATGAAAAAAGAAAATTACGTCTCATAGATTGGGGTTTAGCTGAATTTTATCACCCTGGCCAAGAATATAATGTCCGCGTTGCATCACGTTATTTTAAAGGACCAGAATTATTAGTTGATTATCAAATGTATGATTATAGTTTAGACATGTGGTCATTAGGTTGTGTTTTTGCATCAATGATCTTCAGAAAGGAACCATTTTTTCATGGTCATGACAATTATGATCAATTAGTGCGCATTGCAAAAGTATTGGGCACCAAAGAATTATATGAATATTTAGAACGTTATCAAATTGAATTAGATCCACGCTTCAATGATATACTAGGCTCACATACAAGAAAAAGATGGGAACGTTTTGTACATCAAGAGAACCAACATTTAGTTACGCCAGATGCGctggattttttggataagttgtTACGTTATGATCATCGGGAGAGAATGACAGCTCGTGAAGCAATGCAGCACCCGTATTTTCATCAAGTCGTAGCCAACCAACAGCAACAGCAGCAACAACAACAGCAACAGCAACAGTCATaa